A region from the Triticum aestivum cultivar Chinese Spring chromosome 3D, IWGSC CS RefSeq v2.1, whole genome shotgun sequence genome encodes:
- the LOC123078961 gene encoding katanin p60 ATPase-containing subunit A1, with translation MANPLAGLQDHLKHARDYALEGLYDTSIIFFDGAIAQINKHLANLDDTFIRTKWMNCKKAISEEVEIVRQLDAQLKSFKEAPGTMRSSSPPIRSNNKSFLFQPLDEYPTSSPSTFDDPDVWAPPRDTNTPNRRSARGQSSARKSSQDGAWARGPSKTGTPSRGAKPSGSKASSAVRSSTASSTGGRKGKSSSSKADSASSDAEEGKSKKAQYEGPDGDLAAMLERDVLDSTPGVRWDDVAGLSEAKRLLEEAVVLPLWMPEYFQGIRRPWKGVLMFGPPGTGKTLLAKAVATECGTTFFNVSSATLASKWRGESERMVRCLFELARAYAPSTIFIDEIDSLCTSRGASGEHESSRRVKSELLVQIDGVNNSSTNEDGQPKIVMVLAATNFPWDIDEALRRRLEKRIYIPLPSFESRKSLISINLRTVEVATDVNIDEVARRTEGYSGDDLTNVCRDASMNGMRRKIAGKTRDEIKNMSKDDISKDPVAMCDFEEALVKVQKSVSPSDIERHEKWMAEFGSA, from the exons ATGGCGAACCCCCTAGCCGGGCTGCAGGACCACCTCAAGCACGCGCGCGACTATGCGCTCGAGGGCCTCTACgacacctccatcatcttcttcgacgGCGCCATCGCGCAGATCAACAA GCATCTAGCTAATTTAGACGACACCTTTATCCGCACAAAATGGATGAACTGTAAGAAAGCTATAAGTGAAGAGGTAGAGATTGTGAGGCAGCTCGATGCCCAATTGAAGTCATTTAAAGAAGCCCCTGGGACAATGCGGTCCTCGTCGCCTCCTATTCGCTctaataataaatcatttctgttCCAACCATTGGACGAGTATCCCACATCATCGCCATCAACCTTTGACGACCCTGATGTATGGGCACCTCCAAGAGATACAAATACACCAAACCGAAGGTCAGCAAGAGGCCAATCTAGTGCAAGAAAATCCTCCCAAGATGGAGCTTGGGCACGGGGTCCATCAAAGACTGGAACACCTAGCCGTGGTGCAAAACCCAGCGGAAGTAAAGCAAGCTCTGCGGTAAGATCATCAACTGCTTCAAGCACTGGCGGGAGGAAAGGAAAATCAAGTTCGAGCAAGGCTGATTCAGCG AGCAGCGATGCTGAAGAAGGTAAGTCCAAGAAGGCACAGTATGAAGGACCGGATGGGGACTTAGCTGCCATGCTTGAAAGAGATGTTCTAGACTCTACCCCAGGAGTGAGATGGGATGATGTTGCAGGACTTAGTGAGGCCAAAAGACTCCTTGAGGAAGCAGTTGTGCTTCCTCTCTGGATGCCTGAATATTTTCAG GGTATTCGTCGACCTTGGAAAGGGGTTCTTATGTTTGGCCCACCAGGTACCGGGAAGACCCTTTTAGCTAAGGCAGTAGCTACAGAATGTGGAACAACATTCTTTAATGTTTCTTCTGCAACATTGGCTTCGAAATGGCGGGGGGAGAGTGAGCGCATGGTCCGTTGTTTATTTGAACTTGCAAGGGCCTACGCTCCAAGTACAATCTTCATTGATGAAATAGACTCCCTATGCACATCTCGTGG AGCTTCTGGTGAGCATGAATCATCGAGGAGGGTAAAGTCTGAACTTCTAGTGCAAATTGACGGTGTTAACAATAGCTCTACCAATGAAGATGGTCAGCCGAAAATTGTTATGGTTCTGGCAGCTACCAACTTTCCATGGGATATTGATGAAGCACTCAG GCGGAGGCTGGAAAAGCGTATCTATATTCCACTTCCAAGTTTTGAAAGCAGAAAGTCACTCATCAGCATAAATCTTAGAACGGTTGAG GTAGCTACTGATGTTAACATCGACGAAGTTGCACGAAGGACAGAAGGGTATAGTGGGGATGACCTGACAAATGTCTGTCGTGATGCTTCAATGAATGGTATGAGGCGAAAGATTGCAGGCAAGACCCGTGATGAGATCAAGAACATGTCAAAGGATGATATCTCAAAGGACCCGGTAGCCATGTGTGACTTTGAAGAAGCTTTGGTCAAGGTCCAGAAGAGTGTGTCGCCCTCTGATATCGAACGGCACGAGAAGTGGATGGCCGAGTTTGGATCCGCTTAA